In bacterium, a single genomic region encodes these proteins:
- a CDS encoding amidohydrolase family protein: MNILDFRVRPRVPYFYKDLVPVPNPAIARYISLYKGEPRLGISSFEESIAEMKENGITQAVIFSGDAAGNTEVYDAVRKFPENYIGLAGARPDHGVMQAYRDLERAYTEMGLVGWNQSPFLTGVYASDRRNYPLYALSQEMGKCVVIHSSAHYNPNLPLDLGNPLEVDKVAVDFPDLRIVLTHGGVGFGDLGTTIANRHDNVWIDFTSLMPQWVPMHHLVLINGPLRHKAIFGTNWPCLHYNCAQEWKNVLKDKVQPLFFRENALRAMGLPV; this comes from the coding sequence ATGAATATTCTCGATTTCCGCGTTCGTCCCCGCGTTCCTTATTTCTACAAGGACCTCGTGCCGGTGCCGAATCCGGCCATCGCGCGGTACATCTCGCTCTACAAAGGCGAGCCGCGCCTCGGGATTTCGTCGTTCGAGGAGTCGATCGCGGAGATGAAAGAGAACGGCATCACGCAGGCCGTCATCTTCTCGGGCGACGCGGCCGGCAACACGGAAGTGTACGACGCGGTCCGGAAGTTTCCGGAAAACTACATCGGACTTGCCGGCGCGCGGCCGGACCATGGCGTCATGCAGGCGTACAGGGATCTGGAACGCGCCTACACGGAGATGGGGCTCGTCGGCTGGAACCAGAGCCCGTTCCTGACGGGCGTGTACGCCTCCGACCGGCGCAACTACCCCCTCTATGCGCTCTCGCAGGAGATGGGCAAATGCGTCGTCATCCATTCGTCCGCGCACTACAACCCGAACCTGCCGCTCGACCTCGGCAATCCGCTGGAGGTCGACAAGGTGGCCGTCGACTTCCCGGATCTGCGCATCGTGCTGACGCACGGCGGCGTCGGGTTCGGCGATCTGGGCACCACGATCGCCAACCGGCATGACAACGTCTGGATCGATTTCACGTCGCTCATGCCGCAGTGGGTGCCGATGCACCATCTGGTGCTGATCAATGGCCCATTGCGTCACAAGGCGATCTTCGGCACGAACTGGCCGTGCCTGCATTACAACTGCGCGCAAGAGTGGAAGAACGTGCTGAAGGACAAGGTTCAACCGCTGTTCTTCCGCGAAAATGCGCTGCGCGCGAT